From a region of the Micropterus dolomieu isolate WLL.071019.BEF.003 ecotype Adirondacks linkage group LG21, ASM2129224v1, whole genome shotgun sequence genome:
- the htra4 gene encoding serine protease HTRA1 isoform X1, with protein sequence MMKFVAYFTLLTSAAHAGLLRNRQTCPQLCDASYCPVPPQVCYYGQVKDRCGCCVVCAAGEGDACGERSGAGLPCGDGLRCDSVPGGLHSCVCASSGPVCGSDGRTYPSICRMAAENRRAELGETPPVILIQRGWCDSGIQHQESMRYKFNFIADVVDKIVPAVVHLELFQRVPFSSEDVSVSSGSGFVVSEDGWIVTNAHVLTNKQRIKVELKSGLQYDATVKDVDQKMDIALIKIEPDRPLAVLRLGQSSDLRPGEFVVAVGSPFSLQNTVTTGIISSAQRNSLELGFKDSDMDYIQTDAMINYGNSGGPLVNLDGDVIGINTLKVAAGISFAIPADRIRQFLAESYNRQVNGNTGQKKKFIGVRMLQLSPSWIRDLKEHKVEFPDVSSGVYIYEVIPGTAASSAGMIDHDVIIGINGWPVHTTQEVSEAVQSGTPLSVVVRRKDKDVTLTIIPEETD encoded by the exons ATGATGAAGTTTGTGGCTTACTTCACCCTTCTCACCTCCGCAGCTCACGCAGGTCTGCTGAGAAACAGACAAACCTGCCCGCAGCTTTGCGATGCCTCTTATTGCCCTGTGCCACCGCAGGTCTGTTACTACGGGCAGGTGAAGGACAGGTGCGGGTGCTGCGTAGTGTGCGCTGCTGGGGAGGGTGATGCCTGCGGGGAGCGGAGCGGTGCCGGCCTCCCCTGCGGTGACGGGCTGCGGTGCGACTCTGTCCCGGGGGGGCTCCACAGCTGCGTGTGCGCCTCCTCCGGCCCGGTGTGCGGCAGCGACGGCAGGACTTACCCCAGCATCTGCCGCATGGCCGCTGAGAACAGGAGAGCCGAGCTCGGCGAGACCCCCCCGGTCATTTTGATCCAGAGGGGTTGGTGTGATTCAG GAATCCAACATCAAGAAAGTATGCGCTACAAGTTCAACTTCATTGCAGATGTGGTGGATAAGATTGTCCCAGCCGTAGTGCATCTGGAGCTTTTCCAAAG AGTGCCATTTTCCAGTGAGGACGTCTCTGTGTCGAGTGGCTCTGGGTTTGTAGTGTCAGAGGACGGCTGGATCGTCACCAATGCTCACGTACTCACCAACAAACAGCGGATAAAAGTTGAGCTAAAAAGCGGTTTGCAGTACGACGCTACAGTCAAGGACGTGGACCAGAAGATGGACATTGCACTCATCAAAATTGAACCAGAT AGGCCCCTGGCTGTGCTTCGTCTCGGCCAGTCCTCAGACCTGCGTCCCGGTGAGTTTGTGGTGGCGGTGGGAAGCCCTTTCTCCCTGCAGAACACCGTCACCACTGGGATTATCAGCAGTGCCCAACGCAACAGCCTGGAACTGGGTTTTAAGGACTCTGACATGGACTACATCCAAACTGACGCCATGATTAAT TACGGCAACTCTGGTGGACCGCTTGTCAATTTG GATGGAGATGTAATAGGCATAAATACTCTGAAAGTGGCAGCAGGAATCTCTTTCGCCATCCCTGCAGACAGAATACGGCAGTTTCTTGCTGAGTCCTACAACAGACAAGTCAACG GAAATAcaggacaaaaaaagaaattcatAGGTGTCCGGATGCTGCAGCTTTCACCATC TTGGATCCGAGATCTCAAGGAGCATAAGGTTGAATTTCCAGATGTGAGCTCAGGGGTTTATATTTATGAGGTAATACCTGGAACAGCTGCCTCCAG CGCTGGCATGATCGATCATGACGTCATCATCGGCATCAACGGGTGGCCCGTCCACACCACGCAGGAAGTGAGCGAAGCCGTCCAGAGTGGCACCCCGCTTTCAGTGGTGGTGAGACGAAAGGATAAGGATGTTACACTAACTATCATTCCTGAAGAGACTGACTAA
- the htra4 gene encoding serine protease HTR4 isoform X2, whose product MRYKFNFIADVVDKIVPAVVHLELFQRVPFSSEDVSVSSGSGFVVSEDGWIVTNAHVLTNKQRIKVELKSGLQYDATVKDVDQKMDIALIKIEPDRPLAVLRLGQSSDLRPGEFVVAVGSPFSLQNTVTTGIISSAQRNSLELGFKDSDMDYIQTDAMINYGNSGGPLVNLDGDVIGINTLKVAAGISFAIPADRIRQFLAESYNRQVNGNTGQKKKFIGVRMLQLSPSWIRDLKEHKVEFPDVSSGVYIYEVIPGTAASSAGMIDHDVIIGINGWPVHTTQEVSEAVQSGTPLSVVVRRKDKDVTLTIIPEETD is encoded by the exons ATGCGCTACAAGTTCAACTTCATTGCAGATGTGGTGGATAAGATTGTCCCAGCCGTAGTGCATCTGGAGCTTTTCCAAAG AGTGCCATTTTCCAGTGAGGACGTCTCTGTGTCGAGTGGCTCTGGGTTTGTAGTGTCAGAGGACGGCTGGATCGTCACCAATGCTCACGTACTCACCAACAAACAGCGGATAAAAGTTGAGCTAAAAAGCGGTTTGCAGTACGACGCTACAGTCAAGGACGTGGACCAGAAGATGGACATTGCACTCATCAAAATTGAACCAGAT AGGCCCCTGGCTGTGCTTCGTCTCGGCCAGTCCTCAGACCTGCGTCCCGGTGAGTTTGTGGTGGCGGTGGGAAGCCCTTTCTCCCTGCAGAACACCGTCACCACTGGGATTATCAGCAGTGCCCAACGCAACAGCCTGGAACTGGGTTTTAAGGACTCTGACATGGACTACATCCAAACTGACGCCATGATTAAT TACGGCAACTCTGGTGGACCGCTTGTCAATTTG GATGGAGATGTAATAGGCATAAATACTCTGAAAGTGGCAGCAGGAATCTCTTTCGCCATCCCTGCAGACAGAATACGGCAGTTTCTTGCTGAGTCCTACAACAGACAAGTCAACG GAAATAcaggacaaaaaaagaaattcatAGGTGTCCGGATGCTGCAGCTTTCACCATC TTGGATCCGAGATCTCAAGGAGCATAAGGTTGAATTTCCAGATGTGAGCTCAGGGGTTTATATTTATGAGGTAATACCTGGAACAGCTGCCTCCAG CGCTGGCATGATCGATCATGACGTCATCATCGGCATCAACGGGTGGCCCGTCCACACCACGCAGGAAGTGAGCGAAGCCGTCCAGAGTGGCACCCCGCTTTCAGTGGTGGTGAGACGAAAGGATAAGGATGTTACACTAACTATCATTCCTGAAGAGACTGACTAA